The Candidatus Methylomirabilota bacterium DNA segment AGCCTGGCCCGCCCGTGTCGATCCGCTTCGGGCTCATCGTCGGTCTGCTCTTCGCCATCCTCGTCACCTACCTCGCCTCCCTCAATCCCACTCGCGTCCACATCGCCCTCGGCAGTGACTGGGCCTTCGACGTCCCGGTCATGGCTCTCGTCGCCATCGTCTTCGTCGCGGGCGCGGTGCTCGCCTCGGCGGTCGGCCTGGTTCGTGACGTCTCCCGGCCGCATCCACGCCGCCCATGGCGCGTCGAGCCCGGGCCGGTGGCCGTGGCGCTCGGAGGCGACGAGGTCGGGCGGCATGGCGAGCCGACGCGAGTCCACGTGGAACGGGACGACCTGATCGAGCGTCGACGCTGGGCCGAGGCGCTCGAGGTCCAGACCCGGCTGCTCCAGGAGGCGCCCCGTGACCGACGGGCGGCCGAGGAGAGGATCCTCGCCGGCCTGCACTATGAGGTGGCCCGGGACCGGCTGGAAGGGAGCGATCGCGCGGCTGCCATGTCTCATCTGAAGGAAGCCCTGCGGCTGCAGCCGGGCTTCGTGCCGGCGGCCCTGCTCCTCGGCGACACGCACCTCAAGGCGGGCGAGCCGCGGGAGGCCTTGCGCGTGTGGGAGCGGGCGGCCGAGGCCTCGCACGCCGCCCTGCCCCTGCTGGGGCGCCTCGAGCAGCTGCATCGCACCGAGGGTCGTCCGACCCGCATGATCTCGCTCTACCAGGACGCCCTCGCGCGCCATCCGGACAACCAGGCGCTGGCGTTCGGGCTCGGCCGGGTCTACTTCGAGCTCACGATGCTCGACGAGGCCGCCGAGCAGTTTCAGAAGATGGAGGTGCGGGCCCCCGATCTGCCGCAGATCCACGCCTATCTGGGAGCCATCCTGGAACGGCGCGGCCAGTTCCGTGACGCGATGGAGGAGTACCGGCGCGCGCTGCGGCTGAGCGACAGCGTGGAGTGGCCACATCGGTGCGCCGAGTGCGGCGCGGTGCACTCGCGCTGGGTCGACCGTTGCCCGACGTGTCGTCGCTGGAACACCTTCCGGCCCTAGTTCGCCCCGGCCGCGACACCGGGCGGTGGCGCTGCTGGACCGGCGTCCTGCTGGACCTCGTCTTCCCACCCTTCTGCACGGTGTGCCGGGCGCCCCTGTCCGAAGCGCGGCGTGGGCCGCTGTGCCTCGTGTGCTGGGACGCACTGGAGCGGATCGGCCCGCCGTGGTGCCGCACCTGCGGCGTCCCCATGGCGGCGGCGCTCCGGTCGATCGACACGCCGCTCTGCGGCGAATGCCGGCTTCGGCCGCCGGTGTTCGCCTATGCGCGCGCGGGCGCGCGCTACGGAGACGTGGCGCGCGAGGCGCTCCACGCGCTGAAGTTCAAAGGCCGACGGAGGCTGGCCGGCCCGCTGGCCGACCTGATCGTCGAGGGCGGCGCCGCCCGGCTGCCGAAGGGACGGCCGGACCTGCTGGTGCCGGTGCCGTTGCACCCGCGCCGGCATCGGGAGCGGGGGTTCAACCAGGCCTCGTTGCTCGCCCGTCGCCTCGGCGAGGCCTGGAGCGTGCCGGTCCGGGACGACGTCCTGCTCCGCGTCGTGGCCACCGCGTCCCAGACCGCGCTCGAGTCGAACGCCCGGCGCTCCAACGTCCGGAATGCGTTCCGGTTGCGGCGCCCGGAGACGGTCGCGGGTCGACACGTCATCGTCGTGGACGACATCCTGACCACCGGGGCGACCGTCTCCGAATGTGTGCTCACCCTGCAGGCCGGCGGGACTGCGACCGTCGGCGTCCTGACGGTCGCACGGGTCGTCTAGCACCGAGCCTTGCGCCGTGCGCCTCCGGCTGGCTATAATCGGAAGCCTCTGCTGGCCGGAAGT contains these protein-coding regions:
- a CDS encoding tetratricopeptide repeat protein, translating into MSIRFGLIVGLLFAILVTYLASLNPTRVHIALGSDWAFDVPVMALVAIVFVAGAVLASAVGLVRDVSRPHPRRPWRVEPGPVAVALGGDEVGRHGEPTRVHVERDDLIERRRWAEALEVQTRLLQEAPRDRRAAEERILAGLHYEVARDRLEGSDRAAAMSHLKEALRLQPGFVPAALLLGDTHLKAGEPREALRVWERAAEASHAALPLLGRLEQLHRTEGRPTRMISLYQDALARHPDNQALAFGLGRVYFELTMLDEAAEQFQKMEVRAPDLPQIHAYLGAILERRGQFRDAMEEYRRALRLSDSVEWPHRCAECGAVHSRWVDRCPTCRRWNTFRP
- a CDS encoding ComF family protein, whose amino-acid sequence is MSSLEHLPALVRPGRDTGRWRCWTGVLLDLVFPPFCTVCRAPLSEARRGPLCLVCWDALERIGPPWCRTCGVPMAAALRSIDTPLCGECRLRPPVFAYARAGARYGDVAREALHALKFKGRRRLAGPLADLIVEGGAARLPKGRPDLLVPVPLHPRRHRERGFNQASLLARRLGEAWSVPVRDDVLLRVVATASQTALESNARRSNVRNAFRLRRPETVAGRHVIVVDDILTTGATVSECVLTLQAGGTATVGVLTVARVV